A portion of the Archocentrus centrarchus isolate MPI-CPG fArcCen1 chromosome 19, fArcCen1, whole genome shotgun sequence genome contains these proteins:
- the mrpl27 gene encoding large ribosomal subunit protein bL27m isoform X1, whose amino-acid sequence MAALVSLMLKSRAGSLLVPGQPSLLDSLRFASKKAGGSSKNLGGKSPGKRYGFKKRDGNFVHAGNILATQRLMRYHPGAHVGMGTNKTLFALEDGYVRFTKEVYIPPPRSPEATKVITKLPRGAVLYKTFISVLPVKQEGKFQLVDMV is encoded by the exons ATGGCTGCGCTGGTGTCGTTGATGCTCAAGTCCAGAGCAGGTA GTCTGTTGGTACCTGGGCAGCCCTCTCTGCTGGACTCGCTGAGGTTTGCGTCTAAGAAGGCCGGTGGCAGCAGCAAGAACCTCGGAGGAAAGAGCCCCGGGAAAAGATACGGCTTCAAGAAACGGGATG GAAACTTTGTCCATGCTGGTAACATCCTGGCAACACAGAGGCTGATGCGGTATCACCCAGGAGCTCAT GTTGGGATGGGAACCAACAAGACGCTCTTTGCTCTGGAAGATGGCTATGTCCGGTTCACCAAGGAGGTCTACATCCCACCACCACGCAGCCCAGAGGCCACCAAGGTTATCACCAAGCTGCCGAGAGGAGCCGTCCTTTACAAGACTTTCATCAGCGTCCTGCCAGTCAAGCAGGAGGGCAAATTCCAGCTGGTGGACATGGTCTAA
- the mrpl27 gene encoding large ribosomal subunit protein bL27m isoform X2 has product MAALVSLMLKSRAGLLVPGQPSLLDSLRFASKKAGGSSKNLGGKSPGKRYGFKKRDGNFVHAGNILATQRLMRYHPGAHVGMGTNKTLFALEDGYVRFTKEVYIPPPRSPEATKVITKLPRGAVLYKTFISVLPVKQEGKFQLVDMV; this is encoded by the exons ATGGCTGCGCTGGTGTCGTTGATGCTCAAGTCCAGAGCAG GTCTGTTGGTACCTGGGCAGCCCTCTCTGCTGGACTCGCTGAGGTTTGCGTCTAAGAAGGCCGGTGGCAGCAGCAAGAACCTCGGAGGAAAGAGCCCCGGGAAAAGATACGGCTTCAAGAAACGGGATG GAAACTTTGTCCATGCTGGTAACATCCTGGCAACACAGAGGCTGATGCGGTATCACCCAGGAGCTCAT GTTGGGATGGGAACCAACAAGACGCTCTTTGCTCTGGAAGATGGCTATGTCCGGTTCACCAAGGAGGTCTACATCCCACCACCACGCAGCCCAGAGGCCACCAAGGTTATCACCAAGCTGCCGAGAGGAGCCGTCCTTTACAAGACTTTCATCAGCGTCCTGCCAGTCAAGCAGGAGGGCAAATTCCAGCTGGTGGACATGGTCTAA